In one window of uncultured Acetobacteroides sp. DNA:
- a CDS encoding DUF721 domain-containing protein, translating into MKPGKTYAVSDLLKSIFKDKKFEEGLLSAQIKREWSDIVGLKVASATGGMWVRERVLFVEVKSSIIRSELKLISADLVKSINRRMGEDAITDLIVR; encoded by the coding sequence ATGAAACCAGGTAAAACTTACGCGGTATCCGATTTGCTCAAAAGCATTTTTAAGGATAAAAAGTTTGAAGAAGGATTGCTTAGCGCTCAAATAAAGCGCGAATGGTCGGACATCGTAGGGCTTAAAGTTGCGTCTGCAACAGGTGGAATGTGGGTAAGAGAGCGAGTGCTTTTCGTTGAGGTGAAATCTTCTATTATTAGAAGTGAACTGAAGCTGATTAGCGCAGATTTGGTGAAGTCGATAAACCGGAGAATGGGAGAAGATGCCATCACCGATTTGATTGTTCGATAA
- the ndk gene encoding nucleoside-diphosphate kinase — protein sequence MSGNITFTIVKPDAVANNHTEAIFGMIEKAGFEILSRKDTTLTKEQAESFYDIHKGQPFFSGLVEFMTSGPIVVAALKKKNAVEDFRMTIGKTDPLEAAEGTIRKIYGEKVSRNAIHGSDSDENAQREIRFFFTPEEVEF from the coding sequence ATGAGCGGAAATATCACATTTACAATCGTAAAACCTGATGCGGTAGCAAATAATCACACTGAAGCAATTTTCGGAATGATCGAGAAGGCTGGATTCGAAATCTTAAGCCGAAAGGATACCACTTTAACCAAAGAACAAGCCGAAAGCTTCTATGACATACATAAAGGACAACCTTTCTTTAGTGGACTGGTAGAGTTTATGACCTCAGGTCCAATTGTAGTAGCTGCTCTTAAGAAGAAAAATGCCGTAGAAGATTTTAGGATGACGATTGGAAAAACAGATCCACTTGAAGCCGCCGAAGGTACAATCCGAAAAATATACGGCGAAAAAGTTTCGCGTAACGCCATTCACGGCTCCGACTCTGACGAAAACGCCCAAAGAGAAATTCGCTTTTTCTTTACCCCAGAAGAGGTCGAATTCTAG
- a CDS encoding DNA replication/repair protein RecF: MFLSRLNLVNFKNFANVEAEFCPKINCFVGNNGVGKTNMLDAIYFLSMCKSGWLMADSQCVKHSEPFFVIDGTYKSRGNEDKIYCGFKQGSGKIIKKNGKEYDKIADHIGVYPLVQISPADNNLVQESGEERRRFMNMVLSQVDRSYLAALQKYNRLIAHRNKLLKSDLSIRSSYEVLEVIDIQMAEVGTYIYICRKKLIEDLQPIFDSYYSAISESKEMAGIRYISHLEKGDMKSLLVKNYERDCILQHTSVGVHRDDLDLQLDGYSAKKMGSQGQHKTLLISLKLAQFELMRQSAGVKPILLLDDIFDKLDPRRVSRLIELVGNDQFGQIFITDSNKHRLEEALGVLLNEAYLFSVADGVVERKEILP; the protein is encoded by the coding sequence ATGTTTTTAAGTAGATTAAACCTTGTTAACTTCAAAAATTTTGCCAACGTCGAGGCTGAGTTTTGTCCGAAGATTAACTGTTTTGTGGGCAACAATGGCGTTGGAAAAACCAATATGCTGGATGCTATCTACTTTTTGTCGATGTGCAAAAGTGGTTGGTTGATGGCCGACAGCCAGTGCGTAAAGCATAGCGAACCTTTTTTTGTTATCGATGGTACATATAAAAGTAGAGGGAACGAGGATAAGATCTATTGTGGTTTTAAGCAAGGTAGCGGCAAAATCATAAAGAAAAATGGAAAAGAGTACGACAAAATCGCCGATCATATTGGAGTCTATCCATTAGTGCAAATTTCGCCTGCCGATAATAACCTTGTGCAGGAGTCGGGCGAAGAGCGACGTCGGTTTATGAACATGGTACTTTCTCAAGTTGATAGAAGCTACCTTGCCGCCTTACAAAAGTACAACAGGCTTATTGCTCATCGGAATAAGCTGCTTAAGTCCGACCTCTCCATTCGCTCTTCGTACGAGGTGCTGGAGGTTATCGATATTCAGATGGCAGAGGTTGGGACATACATATATATATGTAGAAAGAAATTGATTGAAGACCTTCAACCAATTTTCGACAGCTACTACTCCGCTATCTCAGAGTCGAAGGAGATGGCAGGAATACGCTACATTAGCCACCTTGAAAAAGGTGATATGAAGTCGCTGCTTGTAAAAAATTACGAGAGGGATTGCATTTTGCAGCATACTTCGGTTGGAGTGCATCGTGACGATTTGGACTTGCAACTTGATGGCTATTCTGCTAAAAAGATGGGGTCGCAAGGACAGCACAAAACGTTGCTCATATCGCTTAAGTTGGCGCAGTTCGAATTGATGCGGCAGTCTGCTGGCGTAAAGCCGATCCTGCTGCTCGATGACATATTCGATAAGCTAGATCCCCGAAGAGTTTCGCGACTAATAGAGTTGGTTGGAAACGATCAATTTGGCCAAATATTTATTACCGATAGCAATAAGCATCGACTTGAAGAGGCTTTAGGCGTACTTCTCAATGAAGCCTACCTCTTTTCGGTTGCTGATGGTGTTGTAGAACGAAAGGAAATCTTACCATGA
- a CDS encoding bifunctional oligoribonuclease/PAP phosphatase NrnA, whose translation MIDNSKLEILKKLLNDAQCISIVTHPNPDGDAVGSSIGIYQILKQLGREVYSIVPNSFPDFLAWMEDADKCLNFEKNPQDVSDVLGRSDLILCLDFNSISRLNGMGDVVKATSAPKVLIDHHLYPEDDFILQFSELSVSSTCELVYHIIKGLDYQSLFTIGAAEALYAGIMTDTGSFSYSSSNPATFHVVADLLGLDIDKDKIHQAIYNTFSEERMRLMGYCLNEKMVVFREHKTAYIALTLKELNRFKHRSGDTEGLVNLPLSIKDVNFSVLFTEQTDGNVKLSLRSKGEFSVNEFSRKYFYGGGHKNAAGGRIQMKLPEVIKYFEICVRENADKIVKSI comes from the coding sequence GTGATAGATAACAGCAAACTCGAGATACTGAAAAAGCTGCTGAATGATGCGCAGTGCATTTCAATAGTTACACATCCAAATCCTGACGGTGATGCCGTTGGCTCTTCAATCGGCATATATCAAATCTTAAAACAATTAGGTAGAGAGGTTTACTCTATTGTTCCCAATTCGTTTCCAGACTTTCTGGCTTGGATGGAAGATGCGGATAAGTGCCTAAACTTTGAGAAAAATCCGCAGGATGTATCAGATGTGCTAGGTAGAAGTGACCTTATTCTTTGCCTCGATTTCAACTCTATATCGAGGTTAAACGGAATGGGTGATGTGGTTAAGGCAACATCGGCACCTAAGGTGCTAATCGACCATCACCTCTATCCAGAAGATGATTTTATTCTTCAGTTTTCGGAGCTGTCGGTTAGCTCAACTTGCGAGCTGGTTTACCATATCATCAAGGGGTTGGACTATCAATCGCTATTTACCATTGGCGCGGCTGAAGCACTTTATGCCGGGATTATGACCGACACCGGCTCCTTTAGTTACTCGAGCTCAAATCCGGCAACTTTTCATGTTGTTGCCGACTTGCTGGGGTTGGATATCGATAAGGATAAAATCCACCAAGCGATATATAACACATTTTCGGAAGAACGGATGCGCCTGATGGGCTACTGTTTAAACGAGAAAATGGTGGTTTTTAGGGAGCATAAAACGGCATACATCGCACTAACGCTAAAGGAACTTAACAGGTTTAAGCATCGTTCTGGTGATACCGAAGGGCTTGTAAACCTCCCGCTTTCTATTAAAGATGTGAATTTCTCCGTGCTCTTTACCGAGCAGACAGATGGGAACGTAAAGCTGTCATTACGCTCGAAGGGCGAATTCTCGGTAAACGAATTCTCGAGGAAGTACTTCTACGGAGGTGGGCATAAAAATGCTGCTGGTGGGCGAATTCAAATGAAGCTGCCTGAGGTTATTAAATATTTCGAAATCTGTGTAAGGGAAAATGCAGACAAAATTGTTAAAAGCATCTAG